In Clostridium sp., one DNA window encodes the following:
- a CDS encoding methyl-accepting chemotaxis protein, which yields MFKNAKIRVKLLVGFGSILVVMLVMMFFVYYNFNEIGTSQNKIINNVIPMDKLVKQISTELVREETGVRGYIASDGNEEYLESYDESRKNIDKSLKELESYYGDYQDIAVIVENEEIPNINVINAHFDSQIQLVKTGKLKIAKDRLEDGKVYMEACRYVENKLDNKMSNINDEALDKSKTANFQGKCIMAVMFLICLVISIGITLFFSYMIATQINNSIKSLKAISDGNLLMDPIKVDSKDEFGQLGNAINSLQNSMKDIVTTIIKETENVNRAIKISNEDVADLTVKLEDISATVEELSAGMEETSSSTEEVNVSASEFQKATEYIADKAQDGARSAEEISRKAVALKNSSEGLQMDANETGLRMKKVVDNALEKAKEVEKIKALSNAILKISSQTNLLALNAAIESARAGEAGKGFSVVAEEIRMLAESSEETVKEIQKTINIVFEAVDNLSNASKQTLEYIETKVVKSYEETVAVGKNYDKDAIYINNLVSELSTISQKLLASIKTVNEAINDISKANVEGANGTNNVAEKILKIRNRSEEIKGQASHIKESSDLLKSAVLRFKV from the coding sequence TTGTTTAAAAATGCTAAAATAAGGGTGAAACTTCTCGTTGGTTTTGGAAGTATACTTGTGGTAATGTTGGTTATGATGTTTTTTGTCTATTACAATTTTAATGAAATAGGAACAAGCCAAAATAAAATTATAAATAATGTTATTCCTATGGACAAGTTAGTTAAACAGATTAGTACTGAGCTGGTCAGGGAGGAAACGGGAGTACGCGGTTACATTGCCAGTGATGGAAATGAAGAATATTTAGAATCATATGATGAAAGCCGAAAAAACATAGATAAAAGTTTGAAGGAGCTTGAAAGCTATTACGGAGATTATCAGGATATAGCAGTGATTGTGGAAAACGAGGAAATACCAAATATTAATGTTATAAATGCACATTTTGATTCTCAAATTCAACTTGTGAAGACAGGAAAATTAAAAATAGCAAAAGATAGGCTGGAAGACGGGAAAGTTTATATGGAAGCCTGCAGATATGTGGAAAATAAGTTAGACAATAAAATGAGCAATATAAATGACGAGGCGCTGGATAAAAGCAAAACAGCGAATTTTCAGGGGAAGTGCATTATGGCAGTAATGTTTTTAATCTGTCTTGTAATTAGTATAGGGATTACTCTATTTTTTTCTTACATGATTGCAACACAAATAAATAATAGCATTAAGTCCTTGAAAGCCATATCGGATGGGAATTTATTGATGGATCCAATCAAAGTGGATTCAAAAGATGAATTTGGACAATTAGGCAATGCAATTAATTCGCTGCAGAATTCTATGAAGGACATCGTTACTACTATAATAAAAGAAACTGAAAATGTAAACAGAGCAATAAAAATATCAAATGAGGATGTAGCAGATCTTACAGTCAAGCTTGAGGATATATCTGCTACAGTGGAAGAACTGTCTGCTGGAATGGAAGAAACTTCATCTTCTACTGAAGAGGTCAATGTATCAGCTTCTGAATTTCAAAAAGCAACAGAATATATTGCAGACAAAGCTCAAGACGGGGCTAGGTCTGCAGAGGAAATCAGCAGAAAAGCTGTTGCTTTGAAAAATAGTTCTGAGGGACTCCAGATGGATGCAAATGAAACGGGTTTGCGTATGAAGAAAGTTGTAGACAATGCCCTGGAAAAAGCAAAGGAAGTTGAAAAAATAAAGGCTTTATCAAATGCAATACTGAAAATATCCTCCCAAACCAATCTATTAGCTTTAAATGCTGCTATTGAATCCGCCAGAGCAGGAGAAGCGGGCAAAGGATTTTCTGTAGTTGCCGAGGAAATTAGAATGCTGGCAGAAAGTTCTGAAGAAACTGTGAAGGAAATACAAAAAACTATTAATATAGTATTTGAAGCCGTAGATAACCTTTCCAATGCATCAAAACAAACATTGGAATATATTGAGACAAAGGTAGTTAAAAGTTATGAGGAAACTGTTGCAGTAGGAAAGAATTATGATAAAGATGCCATTTATATTAATAATCTGGTATCAGAGTTGAGTACTATATCCCAGAAACTTTTAGCATCAATAAAAACAGTGAATGAAGCCATAAATGATATCTCAAAAGCGAATGTTGAAGGTGCAAATGGAACTAACAATGTTGCAGAAAAGATTTTAAAAATAAGGAATAGATCAGAGGAAATAAAAGGTCAAGCTTCTCATATTAAAGAAAGCTCGGATCTATTAAAAAGTGCTGTCCTTAGATTTAAAGTCTGA
- a CDS encoding glutamine synthetase family protein, whose protein sequence is MINEIKKIIEEKQIHTVEIVHSDTLGMLSGKMVPVRSFLKNYDKGFGVCKASLGWDIQGDLFGGVEISDFKTGCPDVIVKPILSTFKEIPWRKESAFVYGEIYEESGEIFKLAPREVLKQIIKRYVDIQYRPLVGVELEFYLFDGEKKQLNQGIHAYSLSKSLELEYVLGEIRNDLEKFEINIEATHSEYGPAQIEIILEYGDALDVADKTILLKGIVKEVARKHGLYATFMAKPLEKESGSGLHIHQSLWDLGLKNNIFTQNKEIAEQYIQGLTSTSGEFMVFSAPSINSYKRFSRNSFAPLNESWGYDNRTAAVRVLLSSGNISRLEQRMGSSDANPYLAIAASLAGGLYGLENKLNLYVDESDDAYQGKSRPLPKTLGHALNCLEKSEVAKKYFEEDFIKLILQIGRNEVQLYEESVTDWEFNRYFEYS, encoded by the coding sequence TTGATAAATGAGATAAAAAAGATTATAGAAGAAAAGCAAATTCATACTGTGGAAATAGTACATTCTGATACCCTGGGGATGCTAAGTGGGAAAATGGTTCCTGTGAGAAGTTTTCTAAAAAATTATGACAAGGGTTTCGGAGTATGTAAAGCCTCTCTAGGATGGGATATACAGGGTGATCTTTTTGGAGGAGTTGAAATTTCCGATTTTAAAACGGGATGCCCTGATGTAATAGTAAAGCCTATTCTTTCTACTTTTAAGGAAATACCCTGGAGAAAGGAAAGTGCTTTTGTATATGGAGAAATTTATGAAGAAAGTGGAGAGATTTTTAAATTAGCACCTAGGGAGGTACTGAAGCAAATAATAAAAAGATATGTAGATATTCAATATAGACCTTTGGTGGGAGTAGAATTGGAGTTCTATTTATTTGACGGTGAAAAAAAGCAGCTAAACCAGGGAATTCATGCATATTCGCTGAGTAAGTCGTTAGAATTAGAATATGTGCTTGGTGAAATAAGAAATGATTTGGAAAAGTTTGAAATAAACATTGAAGCCACACATAGTGAATATGGTCCTGCCCAAATTGAAATAATACTTGAATATGGTGATGCCCTGGATGTTGCAGATAAAACTATACTTCTTAAAGGAATTGTAAAGGAAGTTGCTAGAAAGCATGGGCTTTATGCTACTTTTATGGCAAAGCCATTGGAAAAAGAGTCTGGAAGTGGACTTCATATACATCAGAGTTTATGGGATCTGGGATTAAAAAATAATATATTTACCCAGAATAAAGAGATTGCAGAGCAATACATTCAGGGATTAACCAGTACTTCTGGAGAATTCATGGTATTCTCAGCACCATCTATCAATTCCTACAAGAGATTTAGCAGAAATTCATTTGCACCTTTGAATGAATCATGGGGTTATGATAATCGCACAGCAGCTGTAAGAGTGCTTTTAAGTAGTGGGAATATAAGCAGATTAGAGCAAAGAATGGGTTCTTCAGATGCAAATCCATATTTGGCAATTGCAGCAAGTCTGGCAGGAGGATTGTATGGATTGGAAAATAAACTAAATCTATATGTAGATGAATCTGATGATGCATATCAGGGCAAAAGCAGGCCTCTTCCAAAAACTTTGGGACATGCTTTGAATTGTCTTGAGAAAAGTGAAGTAGCAAAAAAATATTTTGAAGAGGATTTTATAAAACTAATTCTTCAAATTGGAAGGAATGAAGTTCAGCTTTATGAGGAGTCCGTTACAGACTGGGAATTTAACAGATATTTTGAGTACAGCTAG
- a CDS encoding alpha/beta fold hydrolase, giving the protein MSGNYHYFEVEPDTEIYYVDKGKGTPMVFVPGWTFTSDAFEHQIDYYSEKYRVIAVDPRSYGRSNIVSHGNDYDTHAKDLIKLLDHLELENIILVGWSFGGLVTWGYIERLGLSNVKVLVNIDVTPKQISTNKDDWVGGEIDEISNNYTYNMNSNRSLRDFMLPFASEFMTERELSEDEINKIIKYSIRTPYYIARELYASGMFSDKTEIAKLVDKSIPSCMFISEPRADKAVPFMKKYFPHTKIFVLGRHMMFWEYHDKFNKLFDRFLESI; this is encoded by the coding sequence TTGAGTGGAAATTATCATTATTTTGAAGTCGAACCTGATACGGAAATTTACTATGTAGACAAAGGTAAGGGGACACCTATGGTTTTTGTGCCCGGCTGGACATTCACTTCCGATGCTTTTGAACATCAGATTGATTATTATTCTGAAAAATACAGAGTTATTGCTGTTGATCCGAGAAGTTACGGTAGATCTAACATAGTTTCGCATGGAAATGATTATGACACTCATGCAAAAGATCTTATAAAGCTTCTGGATCATCTTGAATTAGAGAATATAATTTTAGTTGGCTGGTCATTTGGTGGTCTGGTAACGTGGGGATATATCGAAAGATTGGGATTATCCAATGTAAAAGTATTGGTGAATATTGATGTTACACCAAAACAAATATCTACAAATAAGGATGATTGGGTAGGAGGGGAAATTGATGAAATATCAAATAATTATACATACAATATGAATTCAAATAGAAGTCTAAGAGATTTCATGCTGCCTTTTGCCAGTGAATTTATGACTGAACGTGAACTTTCTGAAGATGAAATCAATAAGATAATAAAATATTCTATACGAACACCCTATTATATAGCTAGAGAATTGTATGCAAGTGGCATGTTTTCAGATAAAACTGAAATAGCCAAATTAGTGGACAAATCCATACCTTCCTGTATGTTTATTTCAGAGCCTAGAGCTGATAAGGCAGTTCCCTTTATGAAAAAGTATTTTCCACATACTAAAATATTTGTTCTGGGGCGGCATATGATGTTCTGGGAATATCATGATAAATTCAATAAATTATTTGACAGGTTTCTTGAAAGTATTTGA
- a CDS encoding DUF421 domain-containing protein — MIRKIIETVFRSFSMYILLVILGRIIGRKLISRITFYDFIVGVTIGSVAVRIALGAQESPILAVISLIVISILVVITDYLSTKSFKFRILLDGEPVIVISNGKILDYNLKKMKIPLDQLIMQLREKNIFNIDDVEFAIIESDGELTVLPKTNKQLITVEDLNIQRKYTGLTNDIIIDGKIMYNNLKAANHDELWVKEQLEYYNIYDIKEVFYAGLNSAGVLYISTKTK; from the coding sequence ATGATAAGAAAAATTATAGAAACGGTTTTTAGAAGTTTCTCTATGTATATTCTTTTAGTAATATTAGGGAGAATTATTGGAAGAAAATTAATATCAAGGATAACATTTTATGATTTTATAGTTGGCGTTACCATTGGATCCGTTGCAGTAAGAATAGCATTGGGTGCACAAGAATCGCCAATTTTAGCCGTAATTTCATTAATTGTTATTAGTATATTAGTTGTTATAACAGATTATTTAAGTACTAAGAGTTTTAAATTTAGAATACTGTTGGATGGAGAGCCGGTTATAGTAATAAGCAATGGAAAAATATTGGATTATAATTTAAAAAAAATGAAAATTCCACTAGATCAATTAATTATGCAATTAAGAGAAAAAAATATATTTAATATAGATGATGTAGAGTTTGCAATTATAGAAAGTGATGGAGAACTGACGGTTCTTCCTAAAACAAATAAACAATTAATAACAGTTGAAGATTTAAATATTCAAAGGAAATATACTGGCTTGACAAATGATATAATTATTGATGGTAAAATAATGTACAATAATTTGAAAGCTGCTAATCATGATGAACTATGGGTTAAAGAACAACTTGAATATTATAATATTTACGATATAAAAGAAGTATTTTATGCTGGCTTAAATTCAGCAGGAGTTTTATATATTTCCACAAAAACAAAATAA
- the nirJ1 gene encoding putative heme d1 biosynthesis radical SAM protein NirJ1: MIGISKLLCKTENFGDKLRYIEGASKQKNGVSAGRGPVVVWNCTRTCNLKCRHCYENSDCRVYKNELNTREAKEFICELKEFKVPVLIFSGGEPLLRGDLFELLQYAKDCGIRSTISTNGTLIDREAADRFKQCGVGYVGVSLDGIGKKHDEFRGVEGSFHRALNGIRNCREAGQRVGLRFTISKDNYDQLENIFYLIEREKIDRVCFYHLVYSGRGSSMIDDDISHDQAREAMKLIMDKAIELKDSVEILTVDNHADSVYLYLRIRDMYPKLADGVLRMIKFNGGNRSGIAIANVDYRGNVHPDQFTQQYILGNVKDRKFGDIWTDTSNPIMKGLKNRKSLLKGRCSSCRWIDMCNGNFRSRAEAVTGDFWGSDPACYLTDAEIV, encoded by the coding sequence ATGATAGGAATATCTAAGTTATTGTGTAAAACTGAGAATTTTGGAGACAAACTAAGGTACATAGAAGGGGCCAGCAAACAAAAAAATGGCGTCAGTGCAGGAAGAGGACCTGTAGTTGTGTGGAATTGTACTAGAACCTGTAATTTAAAATGCAGGCACTGTTATGAAAATTCTGATTGCAGAGTGTATAAAAATGAACTAAATACACGTGAAGCGAAGGAGTTTATTTGTGAACTTAAAGAATTCAAGGTTCCTGTATTGATATTTTCAGGAGGCGAGCCTCTTCTGAGGGGCGATTTATTTGAACTGCTTCAATATGCCAAAGATTGCGGTATCAGAAGTACCATTTCAACTAACGGTACTCTTATTGACAGAGAAGCTGCAGATAGGTTTAAACAGTGTGGAGTTGGATATGTTGGTGTAAGTCTTGATGGAATTGGGAAAAAACACGACGAATTCAGGGGCGTAGAGGGTTCTTTCCATAGAGCGTTAAATGGAATCAGAAATTGCAGGGAAGCAGGTCAAAGGGTAGGATTGAGATTTACTATAAGTAAAGATAATTATGACCAATTGGAGAATATATTTTATCTTATTGAACGTGAGAAAATTGACCGTGTATGTTTTTATCATCTGGTATATTCGGGAAGAGGAAGTTCTATGATTGATGATGATATATCACATGATCAGGCAAGAGAAGCAATGAAATTAATTATGGATAAGGCCATTGAGTTGAAAGATAGTGTGGAAATACTTACCGTAGACAATCATGCGGATTCGGTTTATCTCTATTTGAGGATAAGAGATATGTACCCTAAACTTGCAGACGGTGTTCTCCGGATGATAAAATTTAATGGTGGGAATCGTTCGGGAATAGCCATTGCAAATGTAGATTATAGAGGGAATGTTCACCCTGATCAGTTTACACAGCAATATATCCTAGGAAATGTAAAGGACAGGAAGTTTGGAGACATATGGACAGATACTTCAAATCCCATCATGAAGGGACTGAAAAACAGGAAATCACTGCTCAAGGGGAGGTGCAGCAGCTGCAGGTGGATTGATATGTGCAATGGCAATTTCAGGTCAAGGGCAGAAGCTGTAACAGGAGATTTCTGGGGATCAGATCCTGCTTGCTATCTGACTGATGCTGAAATAGTTTAA
- the nirJ2 gene encoding putative heme d1 biosynthesis radical SAM protein NirJ2 — translation MIVSWNTTNKCNMYCKHCYRNSGIEVQNELNTREGKSLLDEIAKAGFKIMIFSGGEPLMRPDIYELIRYASEIGLRPVLGSNGTLITVETAMRLKDAGVMGIGISLDSLDMKKHDTFRNYKNGWNKAVAGMKICRKVGLPFQIHTTVMNWNKDEISDIIDFAVNIGASAHHIFFLVPTGRGINIENEMLGREEYEKTLKNIMLRQKEVSIELKPTCAPQFTRIAAENNVKTRFRKGCLAGTSYCIISPRGDVQACPYMDASVGNIRQIPFSRIWSENSVLKKLRTSNYKGKCGSCSYGKICGGCRARAAFYSNGDIMAEDIWCSYSDVEEEKVNSGQ, via the coding sequence ATGATTGTGTCATGGAATACTACTAATAAATGTAATATGTACTGTAAGCACTGCTATAGAAATTCTGGAATTGAGGTTCAAAATGAGTTGAATACCAGGGAGGGAAAATCACTTCTGGATGAAATAGCGAAAGCGGGATTCAAAATAATGATTTTCTCTGGTGGAGAACCTCTTATGCGTCCGGATATATATGAATTGATAAGGTATGCATCAGAAATTGGGCTTCGGCCGGTTTTGGGAAGCAATGGTACACTGATAACTGTAGAAACAGCCATGAGATTAAAGGATGCAGGAGTTATGGGAATAGGAATAAGTCTGGACAGTCTGGATATGAAAAAACATGATACTTTTAGAAATTACAAAAATGGCTGGAATAAAGCAGTTGCTGGAATGAAAATTTGCAGAAAAGTTGGCCTGCCATTTCAAATACATACAACTGTAATGAACTGGAACAAGGATGAGATATCAGATATAATTGATTTTGCAGTCAATATTGGAGCATCCGCCCATCATATATTTTTTTTGGTACCTACAGGAAGGGGAATTAATATAGAAAATGAGATGCTGGGCAGGGAAGAATATGAAAAAACCTTAAAGAATATAATGTTGAGACAGAAAGAAGTGTCTATAGAATTAAAACCGACCTGCGCCCCCCAGTTCACTAGAATTGCAGCTGAGAATAATGTCAAAACCAGGTTTAGAAAGGGATGTCTCGCTGGAACAAGTTACTGTATTATAAGTCCGCGTGGAGATGTTCAAGCCTGTCCATATATGGATGCTTCCGTAGGCAATATAAGGCAGATTCCATTTAGCAGGATATGGAGTGAAAATTCAGTATTAAAAAAATTGAGAACCTCGAATTATAAAGGAAAATGTGGAAGCTGCAGCTATGGAAAGATATGTGGAGGATGCAGGGCACGGGCGGCTTTTTACAGTAATGGTGACATTATGGCTGAAGATATATGGTGCTCATATTCGGATGTAGAAGAGGAGAAAGTAAACAGTGGACAGTGA
- the ahbA gene encoding siroheme decarboxylase subunit alpha codes for MDSESAEILNLLQEQFPLDDRPFLKIAHKLNITEKKVIDTVNKLKSDGYIRRIGAILDSRKLGYFSLLCAMKVPCDRVCQVVKFINAYKGVTHNYERDNPYNIWFTVIASSQEDIRNFLKSVKDYTGIEEILELPAVDVFKIRASFFIKE; via the coding sequence GTGGACAGTGAAAGTGCTGAAATACTCAACCTGCTGCAGGAGCAATTTCCACTTGATGACAGGCCATTTCTAAAAATTGCCCATAAACTGAACATTACCGAAAAGAAGGTCATTGATACAGTTAATAAATTGAAAAGTGATGGGTATATAAGAAGAATAGGGGCAATACTGGATTCTCGGAAATTGGGATATTTTAGCCTTTTATGTGCCATGAAGGTACCGTGTGACAGGGTATGTCAAGTAGTAAAGTTTATAAATGCTTATAAAGGTGTTACCCATAATTATGAAAGAGACAATCCATATAATATATGGTTTACAGTTATAGCATCATCACAGGAGGATATAAGAAATTTTTTAAAGAGTGTCAAGGACTATACAGGTATTGAAGAAATACTAGAATTGCCGGCGGTAGATGTATTCAAAATCAGGGCCAGTTTTTTTATCAAGGAGTGA
- the ahbB gene encoding siroheme decarboxylase subunit beta, translated as MLSDLDINIIRKIQGEIPIVPEPYKQISRELGIPKNLLLKRIEKLLDRGVIRRFGAVVNHRNAGFMANAMVVWKVPEEKIRDAVDTMTIFAEVSHCYRRSVPQNWAYNIFTMIHGNTKGDCEKVIEKISKEIGISDYEILYSTCEFKKTSMKYFD; from the coding sequence ATGCTGAGTGATTTAGATATAAATATCATTAGGAAAATTCAAGGAGAAATTCCAATTGTACCGGAACCGTATAAGCAAATATCCAGGGAGCTTGGAATTCCCAAGAATTTATTGTTGAAGAGAATTGAAAAATTATTGGATAGGGGTGTCATCCGAAGATTTGGTGCTGTTGTAAATCATAGGAATGCCGGATTTATGGCAAATGCAATGGTGGTATGGAAGGTTCCAGAGGAGAAAATCAGAGATGCGGTTGATACCATGACGATATTTGCAGAGGTGAGCCACTGTTATAGGAGATCTGTCCCTCAAAATTGGGCGTACAATATATTTACAATGATTCATGGGAACACAAAGGGTGACTGTGAAAAGGTAATTGAAAAAATTTCGAAAGAAATTGGTATTTCCGATTATGAAATATTATACAGTACCTGTGAATTTAAGAAAACGAGCATGAAATATTTTGATTAA
- a CDS encoding putative heavy metal-binding protein, with product MIVTTTNTVEGRRIIEYRGIIFGEVISGVDIVKDIAAGLTNFFGGRSKSYEGELIQAREEALMELQDRATAVGANAVIGVDIDYEVLGQGGNMLMVTASGTAVVIE from the coding sequence ATAATTGTGACGACAACAAACACTGTGGAAGGCAGGAGAATAATTGAGTACAGAGGCATTATTTTTGGTGAAGTAATTTCCGGTGTAGACATAGTCAAGGATATTGCGGCAGGACTTACCAATTTTTTTGGCGGACGTTCAAAATCCTATGAAGGTGAACTCATACAGGCCAGGGAAGAGGCTCTTATGGAACTGCAGGACAGAGCAACTGCTGTGGGAGCCAATGCAGTTATTGGAGTTGATATTGACTATGAAGTGCTTGGTCAGGGAGGAAATATGCTTATGGTTACAGCATCTGGAACAGCTGTAGTGATTGAATAG
- a CDS encoding HMA2 domain-containing protein, protein MKNSRILFGILTGAFLGKSICKNGRTEPCIGGIRDVVEIRHLIPGRVRFYVPSIKDKDSSKEKIAAILQNVKSIKSISVNIKTCSIVISYDVDQDITPEILTGIIIKILDLDKIIEEQKEPLISKEIGRLKEALDYSVYKQTKGALNFAVLIPLFLTSFSLKKIVFEKSNIKPNPYSMLYWAYKSFF, encoded by the coding sequence TTGAAAAATAGTCGCATTTTGTTTGGAATACTGACCGGTGCATTTTTAGGGAAAAGTATTTGTAAAAATGGAAGGACTGAACCTTGTATTGGAGGAATTAGAGATGTGGTTGAAATAAGACATTTGATTCCTGGAAGGGTTAGATTTTATGTGCCTTCTATAAAAGATAAAGATTCATCAAAAGAAAAGATAGCAGCTATTCTTCAAAATGTAAAATCCATTAAAAGTATTTCTGTAAATATTAAAACATGTTCAATAGTAATAAGTTATGATGTTGACCAGGATATTACACCTGAAATTTTAACAGGAATAATAATAAAAATACTTGATTTGGACAAAATAATAGAAGAACAAAAGGAGCCTTTAATATCAAAAGAAATAGGGCGACTTAAAGAAGCCCTTGATTATTCAGTGTATAAACAGACAAAAGGAGCCTTGAACTTTGCTGTTTTGATCCCATTGTTTCTTACATCTTTTTCCTTGAAAAAAATAGTTTTTGAAAAAAGTAACATAAAGCCAAATCCATACAGCATGCTCTATTGGGCTTACAAGTCATTTTTTTAA
- a CDS encoding HMA2 domain-containing protein: MSLSTKILMTFFKVKIVSSIKGRIRINIPNLRLYLNKANLKKSDMERLLKLVRGINSVEINLYTGSVLILYDPYVLNEKKIMNIVDHVVSSVASNMDKLQDSKISIEQLIKENVQFLDSE, encoded by the coding sequence ATGAGCTTAAGTACAAAGATTTTGATGACATTTTTTAAAGTAAAAATAGTGAGCAGTATCAAGGGGCGTATCAGGATAAACATACCAAATTTAAGACTTTATCTGAACAAGGCAAATCTTAAAAAAAGTGACATGGAAAGATTGCTGAAGCTGGTGAGAGGAATTAACTCTGTAGAAATAAATCTGTATACGGGAAGTGTTTTGATTCTATATGATCCGTATGTATTGAATGAAAAAAAGATAATGAATATAGTGGATCATGTGGTTAGCAGTGTTGCATCTAATATGGACAAGCTCCAGGACAGTAAAATTAGTATTGAACAGCTGATAAAAGAAAATGTCCAATTTTTAGACAGCGAGTGA